The proteins below come from a single Roseiflexus sp. RS-1 genomic window:
- a CDS encoding two-component system response regulator, whose product MSFSGTILVVDDHEHVRNALVRQLEVAGHTVIARSDGIQALEAVQQYTFDLILLDILMPGMSGDKVLAALKADAALRHIPVIVISGDQDLDLVARCIELGAADYLGKPFNKTILHARVNACLEQKRLRDAEQAYLRMRLYLLSAAADHPAITDNPDIQEALHHPDNLATVDQTIQALLNRLEAEQRERRRAEAELRNLNLALEQRVAERTMLAEQRAEALKRSEEALRQQTNLLRAILDSMGDAVVVTDTDGHLIHHNPAAVQILGDRLASLLPGSSSAPVAQSPDGRSWLTPHDLPFARALHGESVDAAEVRLPATDCHPEQWLSITARPLRDTDGLSGSVAIVRDVTEAKRAEEALRASEERYALAAQGANDGLWDWDLVSGKIYFAPRWKAMLGYDDTDIGTSPDEWFRRLHPDDRERVEWRLLAHTRRLITSFELEYRILHRDGNYRWMLCRGMAVWDEHGRATRMVGSQTDITGRKQAEEQLAYGALHDALTGLPNRTLFMDRLSLALKRAQREKHLFAVLFLDLDRFKTINDSLGHAAGDELLIAVARRLESVLRPGDTVARLGGDEFAVMLDRLNAPEEAEWIVERIHQALQAPLSVRGHTVYTTASIGLALGNEGYERPEELARDADTAMYQAKMQRRARHVVFDPDMRRKAVSHFQLENDLRSAIERNELRVHYQPIVALNGRRVVAFEALARWQHPQHGLISPDQFIPLSEEIGLINTIGHWVLRDVCHQVREWRRRRPRHFDMWVNVNLSAHQLAQPDLVAQIAHAIADAGIPPNAIKIELTENTFVTHREIAIAQLNELRSLGVGVCIDDFGAGYSSLGYLSQFPVDTLKIDRVFIARLGMMREHYEIVKAIITLAHSLGMTVVAEGVETEEQATMLSALRCEYAQGWLFGRALPADQVEAFLDSRSSL is encoded by the coding sequence ATGTCATTCTCTGGAACTATTCTGGTTGTCGATGACCACGAGCACGTGCGAAACGCACTGGTGCGGCAACTCGAGGTTGCCGGACACACCGTGATCGCCCGTTCTGACGGCATTCAGGCGCTCGAAGCGGTGCAACAGTACACGTTCGATCTGATACTGCTCGACATTCTGATGCCCGGCATGAGCGGCGACAAAGTGCTCGCAGCACTCAAAGCGGATGCTGCTCTCCGTCATATTCCGGTCATCGTTATTTCCGGCGACCAGGATCTCGACCTGGTTGCGCGCTGCATCGAACTGGGCGCTGCCGATTATCTGGGCAAGCCGTTCAATAAGACGATCCTCCACGCGCGTGTCAATGCCTGCCTGGAGCAGAAACGTCTGCGTGACGCCGAGCAGGCGTATCTGCGTATGCGACTGTATCTGCTGAGCGCTGCCGCAGATCATCCGGCAATCACCGATAATCCAGACATTCAAGAGGCATTACATCATCCTGATAATCTGGCAACCGTTGATCAAACCATACAGGCGCTGCTCAACCGTCTCGAGGCAGAGCAGCGCGAACGGCGGCGCGCCGAGGCGGAGTTGCGCAACCTCAACCTCGCGCTCGAACAACGGGTTGCTGAGCGCACCATGCTGGCGGAGCAGCGCGCCGAGGCGCTGAAACGTTCTGAGGAAGCGCTCCGCCAGCAGACGAATCTCCTGCGCGCAATTCTCGACAGTATGGGTGATGCAGTGGTTGTCACCGATACCGATGGGCATTTGATCCACCATAACCCGGCAGCAGTTCAGATCCTCGGTGATCGTCTGGCGAGTCTGCTTCCCGGATCGTCCAGCGCACCGGTGGCACAGTCGCCAGACGGACGTTCCTGGTTGACGCCGCATGATCTCCCGTTTGCACGCGCCTTGCACGGCGAGTCGGTCGATGCGGCGGAGGTGCGATTGCCCGCAACCGACTGCCATCCAGAGCAGTGGTTGAGCATCACGGCGCGCCCGCTCCGTGATACGGATGGCTTGAGCGGGAGCGTCGCCATTGTGCGGGATGTCACCGAAGCAAAGCGCGCTGAAGAGGCGTTGCGCGCCAGTGAGGAACGGTACGCGCTCGCAGCTCAGGGAGCAAATGATGGGTTGTGGGACTGGGACCTCGTCAGCGGCAAGATCTATTTCGCACCGCGCTGGAAAGCGATGCTGGGGTATGATGATACCGACATCGGCACATCACCCGATGAGTGGTTCCGTCGGTTGCATCCCGATGATCGCGAGCGGGTCGAATGGCGTCTGCTGGCGCACACCCGTCGTCTGATTACATCGTTTGAACTGGAATACCGCATTCTGCATCGTGACGGCAACTATCGCTGGATGCTCTGTCGCGGCATGGCAGTATGGGATGAGCATGGTCGGGCAACGCGTATGGTCGGTTCGCAGACCGATATAACCGGTCGCAAACAGGCGGAGGAGCAACTGGCGTATGGCGCGCTTCACGATGCGCTGACGGGGTTGCCGAATCGAACCCTCTTTATGGATCGCCTGAGCCTGGCGCTCAAACGAGCACAGCGCGAAAAGCATCTGTTCGCAGTGCTGTTCCTCGATCTTGATCGCTTCAAAACCATCAACGACAGCCTGGGGCATGCTGCGGGTGATGAGTTGCTGATCGCCGTCGCGCGGCGGCTTGAAAGCGTCCTGCGTCCCGGTGATACGGTTGCCCGGCTGGGCGGCGATGAGTTTGCCGTGATGCTTGATCGGTTGAATGCGCCGGAAGAAGCAGAGTGGATCGTGGAACGCATTCATCAGGCGTTGCAGGCGCCGTTGAGCGTTCGTGGTCATACCGTCTACACCACCGCCAGCATTGGTCTGGCGCTCGGCAATGAAGGGTATGAGCGCCCGGAAGAGCTGGCGCGCGATGCTGATACGGCGATGTATCAGGCAAAAATGCAACGACGCGCGCGCCACGTTGTTTTCGATCCCGATATGCGACGAAAAGCGGTCAGTCATTTTCAACTTGAGAACGATCTACGGAGCGCTATCGAGCGCAATGAGTTGCGTGTCCACTATCAACCGATCGTCGCCCTTAATGGTCGGAGGGTGGTCGCCTTCGAAGCGCTGGCGCGCTGGCAGCATCCGCAGCACGGCTTGATCTCTCCCGATCAATTTATCCCGCTTTCTGAAGAGATCGGGTTGATCAATACGATCGGTCACTGGGTGCTGCGCGACGTCTGTCATCAGGTGCGCGAATGGCGCAGGCGCCGACCGCGCCACTTCGATATGTGGGTGAATGTCAACCTTTCGGCGCACCAGCTGGCTCAACCCGACCTGGTGGCACAGATTGCACATGCTATAGCCGATGCCGGGATACCGCCGAATGCGATCAAGATCGAGTTGACCGAAAACACATTTGTCACGCACCGGGAGATAGCCATCGCCCAATTGAACGAACTACGTTCGCTGGGGGTCGGTGTGTGCATCGATGATTTTGGCGCCGGCTACTCATCACTCGGCTATTTGAGTCAATTCCCGGTCGATACGTTGAAGATCGACCGGGTATTCATCGCCCGGCTCGGTATGATGCGTGAACATTATGAGATCGTCAAGGCGATCATTACACTGGCGCATTCGCTGGGAATGACGGTGGTCGCCGAGGGGGTCGAAACCGAAGAACAGGCAACTATGCTTTCCGCCCTGCGCTGCGAGTATGCCCAGGGATGGCTGTTTGGACGGGCGCTCCCGGCGGATCAGGTCGAAGCGTTCCTGGATTCACGTTCGTCGTTGTAG
- a CDS encoding glycosyltransferase, with product MSGAPSIIVPTKNEAALIGAFLAALPGSVELIVVDASDDDTPAIIERLRPQNTRIIRASAGIAEAREIGASAAHGDWLIFSDADVRFAPGYFDRFTRYTDADAIYGPKYATAAFSWYSHIFTGGQQLMHRLGFPAASGSNMAVRRDVLISVGGFRCDLPVNEDSELFLRLAHRGYHVVFAPDLAVHSLDDRRLRRGAVRKLLHSTTRCALIALGMRMPLPQRLLRHDWGYWRATRR from the coding sequence GTGTCTGGCGCGCCAAGTATCATTGTTCCGACGAAAAATGAAGCAGCGTTGATCGGCGCTTTTCTTGCCGCGCTTCCCGGATCGGTCGAGTTGATCGTCGTTGATGCCAGTGACGACGATACTCCTGCCATCATCGAACGCCTGCGACCGCAGAACACCCGGATTATTCGCGCCTCTGCCGGCATCGCCGAGGCGCGTGAGATCGGCGCATCTGCGGCGCACGGCGACTGGTTGATCTTCAGTGATGCAGATGTTCGCTTCGCACCCGGTTATTTCGACCGCTTCACACGCTATACCGACGCGGATGCCATCTACGGACCCAAATATGCGACGGCGGCATTCAGTTGGTACAGCCACATCTTTACCGGCGGGCAACAACTGATGCACCGTCTTGGTTTTCCGGCAGCTTCGGGGTCGAACATGGCTGTTCGACGCGATGTGCTGATCTCGGTTGGCGGATTTCGCTGCGATCTCCCGGTCAACGAAGACAGTGAACTGTTTCTGCGCCTCGCTCATCGCGGGTATCACGTTGTGTTCGCCCCCGACCTGGCCGTCCATTCGCTCGACGACCGGCGGCTGCGCCGCGGCGCGGTGCGCAAACTGTTGCACAGCACCACACGCTGCGCGCTGATTGCACTTGGGATGCGCATGCCGCTGCCCCAACGCCTCCTGCGCCACGATTGGGGTTACTGGCGCGCGACGCGCCGATGA
- a CDS encoding glycosyltransferase family 4 protein, which translates to MRIALITETFLPNVNGIVTTLCRLLEYAQSKGHETLLFAPQESPAQYAGAQIIPLRGIPFPLYPDIRFTPPQPGIVPALRQFRPDLIHLAGLMVLGPAARFAARQLRIPAIATYHTDLPAYSVHYGLGALREAAYSYLRWIHNACTLTLCPSSTILADLRRRGFRRLRLWGRGVDTVRFHPAHRREEWRTAIGARADERVLLYVGRLAAEKRLDLLADALRGMDGVRLVLIGDGPARPSLERRFAGMPVIFTGFLNGHDLAVAYASSDIFVFPSDTETFGQVVQEAMASGLPVVAAHAGGVIDLVRHEETGIFFDPGSAYSLRSAVSRLVMNPTLRIAWGQAGRVAAEQRSWPRVLDELMEYYRRALRWRPRLLSLRRAVS; encoded by the coding sequence ATGCGGATAGCACTGATCACGGAGACATTCCTTCCCAATGTCAACGGCATCGTCACAACGCTGTGCCGCTTGCTGGAATATGCCCAGAGCAAAGGTCACGAGACGCTGCTCTTCGCCCCGCAGGAATCGCCTGCGCAGTACGCCGGTGCACAGATCATCCCGCTGCGTGGCATTCCTTTTCCCCTCTATCCCGACATCCGCTTTACTCCGCCACAGCCGGGCATTGTCCCTGCGCTACGGCAGTTTCGTCCTGATCTGATCCATCTCGCCGGGTTGATGGTGCTCGGACCGGCTGCACGCTTCGCTGCACGACAATTGCGGATACCGGCAATTGCCACATATCACACCGATCTTCCAGCGTACAGTGTTCATTACGGGCTTGGAGCGCTCCGCGAGGCGGCATATTCGTACCTGCGCTGGATCCACAATGCCTGCACCCTGACCCTCTGTCCATCATCAACTATTCTGGCGGATCTCCGCAGGCGCGGCTTCCGTCGCCTCCGCCTCTGGGGTCGGGGCGTCGATACGGTTCGCTTCCATCCGGCGCATCGTCGTGAAGAGTGGCGCACGGCTATCGGGGCGCGCGCCGATGAGCGCGTGCTTCTCTATGTCGGTCGTCTGGCAGCTGAAAAACGGCTCGATCTGCTGGCGGATGCATTGCGCGGTATGGACGGGGTACGCCTGGTGCTGATCGGCGACGGTCCGGCGCGACCGTCGCTCGAGCGGCGGTTTGCCGGGATGCCGGTGATCTTCACCGGCTTTCTTAATGGTCACGACCTGGCGGTTGCGTATGCGAGTTCAGACATTTTTGTGTTCCCTTCCGACACCGAGACGTTCGGGCAGGTCGTCCAGGAGGCAATGGCGTCAGGCTTGCCAGTCGTCGCTGCCCATGCTGGCGGCGTGATCGATCTGGTGCGTCACGAGGAGACCGGGATATTCTTTGACCCTGGTTCAGCGTACAGCCTGCGAAGCGCCGTGAGCAGACTGGTGATGAACCCCACCCTGCGGATCGCCTGGGGTCAGGCAGGGCGCGTCGCCGCCGAACAACGATCCTGGCCACGGGTTCTCGATGAACTGATGGAGTATTATCGACGCGCACTGCGCTGGCGTCCGCGTCTGTTGTCGCTCAGGAGAGCCGTATCATGA
- a CDS encoding substrate-binding domain-containing protein: MPNPSSSSRRAIGVLVAIVHQPFWLGTVDGAQQRDVDLVCFVGGVISTAVQPLIRSPLAHVLPARAFFDLAKGPRIDGLITWGGSRAGFGVNLNETEMEEFIAPYRHLPIINYEGIIKGIPAVLTDTYRGMCDLIVHMIEVHRSRRIAIIRGPARHLESEERFRAYQDTLRRYGIPFDPALVVRASDWGKAVGVEAVHTLIRERGRRPVTDVDAVIGSEIDYAVGALQTLEEYGVRIPDDVAVAGFNDHLDAQTSNVPITVMAKPFYEAGVAAVHALLDLIEGKTVPDRIDVPARLIVRRSCGCWSLDPVAPHLISDAAINSVAQGSPLSDQETRLVEQIGRVRESARGGVSHVSWIDALIRGMRSTDPIQNNRERDRFWRLFETELASTRDPLELDRWYDVLSELFFLVTSALKHTDQLSQTNRLFLQRVHLALMQESERARIERRARTVENTHTLLEISHAMMLTRSIEQLFEILVYRLPELGITDCNLVLFDDFYDIAREPEFPEWARVVLAMRDGKRLSLSPEGIRFPSRQILPDTWLEEPQSRALIVNPLFFGARYFGYIAARIGTRDGKAYLMLAQQVSSALQSVFLWRDYHESEYARRESEARMHTLIEHIPVALWAKDRTGRYIMQNSVMRTLVKDRDQDDGSGVDHVIVQWKTCEAWAFEGKTVSFEHTIFVRQQVRLFRHIMAPVRVDGQVTAILGLMFDITEQRAIEESLRSAKEAAEEARRIAEGANRAKSIFLSNISHELRTPLNSILGYAQILQVDQRINDHQRKGLHIIQASGEHLLSLINDLLDLAKVEAGKMQFQATIFDVYAIDFIKIRFDFWTAFCVSAKFGSYAARNMFP; the protein is encoded by the coding sequence ATGCCCAATCCTTCTTCTTCCTCTCGACGCGCAATCGGCGTCCTGGTAGCAATCGTGCACCAACCGTTCTGGTTGGGAACCGTCGATGGCGCGCAGCAGCGTGATGTAGACCTCGTCTGTTTCGTTGGGGGGGTTATTTCGACCGCTGTGCAACCTTTGATCAGATCACCGCTGGCGCACGTATTACCGGCGCGTGCGTTTTTCGATCTGGCGAAAGGACCACGCATCGATGGGCTGATTACCTGGGGCGGCAGTCGGGCAGGGTTTGGCGTGAATCTCAACGAGACCGAGATGGAAGAGTTTATCGCGCCATATCGACACCTGCCGATCATCAACTATGAGGGGATCATCAAAGGCATCCCTGCTGTTCTGACGGACACCTACCGTGGGATGTGCGACCTGATTGTGCATATGATCGAGGTGCATCGGAGTCGCCGCATTGCGATCATTCGCGGTCCTGCCCGGCATCTGGAGAGCGAAGAGCGTTTTCGGGCATATCAGGACACGCTACGGCGGTATGGCATTCCTTTCGATCCTGCGCTTGTCGTGCGTGCGTCCGATTGGGGCAAAGCAGTCGGCGTTGAAGCGGTGCACACCCTGATCCGGGAACGAGGTCGTCGTCCTGTCACAGACGTTGATGCCGTCATTGGCTCTGAGATCGACTATGCGGTTGGCGCGCTGCAAACCCTGGAGGAGTATGGCGTTCGCATTCCGGACGATGTCGCAGTAGCCGGATTCAATGATCACCTGGATGCGCAGACGTCGAATGTGCCGATCACGGTTATGGCGAAGCCGTTCTATGAGGCGGGCGTAGCAGCAGTCCATGCGCTTCTGGATCTGATTGAGGGGAAAACGGTTCCTGATCGGATCGACGTTCCGGCTCGTCTCATTGTTCGGCGATCCTGTGGATGCTGGTCGCTCGATCCGGTTGCACCCCATCTCATCTCCGACGCCGCCATCAATAGCGTCGCTCAAGGGTCACCCCTGTCTGATCAAGAGACGCGCCTGGTTGAACAGATCGGTCGCGTCAGGGAATCGGCACGGGGTGGCGTGTCGCATGTATCCTGGATTGATGCGCTGATCAGGGGAATGCGATCAACCGATCCTATCCAGAATAATCGTGAGCGTGATCGATTCTGGCGCCTGTTCGAGACCGAACTGGCAAGCACGCGCGATCCTCTGGAACTGGACCGCTGGTACGATGTTCTTTCAGAATTGTTCTTTCTCGTTACTTCTGCGCTGAAACATACCGATCAATTGTCGCAGACGAATCGCCTGTTTCTTCAGCGTGTTCATCTGGCGCTCATGCAGGAAAGTGAACGTGCACGAATTGAACGACGCGCCAGAACTGTCGAAAATACCCACACGTTGCTTGAAATCAGTCACGCAATGATGCTTACGCGGAGTATTGAGCAACTTTTTGAGATTCTCGTGTATCGACTGCCTGAACTCGGCATCACGGATTGTAACCTGGTGCTTTTTGATGACTTCTACGACATCGCCAGAGAACCAGAATTTCCCGAATGGGCGCGTGTGGTGCTGGCAATGCGTGATGGAAAGCGGCTATCGTTGTCGCCGGAGGGCATACGATTTCCAAGTCGCCAGATACTTCCCGATACCTGGCTGGAAGAGCCGCAGAGCCGGGCTTTGATCGTCAATCCACTCTTTTTTGGCGCGCGTTACTTTGGGTATATTGCGGCACGGATTGGAACACGCGACGGCAAGGCATATCTGATGCTCGCACAGCAGGTAAGCAGCGCCTTGCAATCGGTTTTTCTCTGGCGCGATTATCACGAATCCGAGTATGCGCGTCGCGAAAGCGAAGCGCGCATGCATACGCTGATTGAGCATATACCGGTTGCGCTGTGGGCGAAGGATCGCACCGGGCGCTACATCATGCAGAACTCTGTGATGCGCACGCTCGTTAAGGATCGTGATCAGGACGATGGTTCAGGCGTTGATCACGTGATCGTGCAGTGGAAAACCTGCGAAGCATGGGCGTTTGAGGGCAAGACGGTTTCGTTCGAGCATACGATATTTGTCCGGCAGCAGGTGCGGCTCTTCCGTCACATTATGGCGCCGGTCCGTGTGGATGGTCAGGTAACAGCTATCCTGGGCTTAATGTTCGATATTACCGAACAGCGCGCTATCGAAGAGTCGTTGCGCTCCGCCAAAGAAGCAGCGGAAGAAGCACGACGCATCGCTGAAGGCGCAAATCGCGCCAAGAGCATTTTCCTCTCGAACATAAGCCATGAGCTTCGTACACCGCTCAACAGCATTCTTGGATATGCTCAAATCTTACAGGTTGACCAGAGGATCAATGATCATCAGAGGAAGGGTTTGCATATTATTCAGGCGAGCGGTGAGCATTTACTCAGTCTCATCAACGATCTCCTCGATCTTGCGAAGGTTGAGGCTGGAAAGATGCAGTTTCAGGCGACTATCTTTGATGTCTATGCTATAGACTTCATCAAGATTCGTTTTGATTTTTGGACTGCTTTTTGCGTTTCAGCCAAATTCGGAAGTTATGCAGCCCGCAACATGTTTCCATGA
- a CDS encoding TVP38/TMEM64 family protein: MNTPPDPIRWLFLLAGVLVLALLIIVIGQSGAVRHVFSAASPDEAAAILREFGWWTPLVSVLLMVLQSVLAPLPGSLIAAANGAIYGIWKGTLLSWIGGMAGGLATYALGRWLDTAIAHRWKATRLQQRLVEVSSSRGFWIVLIARMTPIISLDFIGYLAGIARMPLLSYTLANAIGMIPGMLAYTAIGSELMQGRLLSWYTALALLALIALFFIGRHAVRRLLER, translated from the coding sequence ATGAATACTCCGCCTGATCCAATACGCTGGCTATTCCTCCTCGCCGGTGTGCTCGTACTGGCGCTTCTGATCATCGTGATCGGACAGAGCGGTGCAGTCCGGCACGTCTTCAGCGCAGCATCACCGGACGAAGCGGCCGCAATCCTGCGTGAATTCGGGTGGTGGACGCCACTGGTCAGTGTGCTGCTCATGGTGCTGCAATCCGTGCTGGCGCCGCTCCCCGGCTCGCTGATCGCCGCTGCCAATGGCGCGATTTATGGCATCTGGAAGGGAACGCTGCTCTCCTGGATCGGCGGCATGGCGGGCGGTCTGGCGACGTATGCCCTGGGACGCTGGTTGGACACTGCGATAGCGCACCGCTGGAAAGCGACCCGCCTGCAGCAGCGCCTTGTGGAGGTCAGCTCATCCCGTGGGTTCTGGATCGTCCTGATCGCCAGAATGACGCCAATCATCTCACTCGATTTCATCGGCTACCTGGCAGGGATCGCGCGGATGCCGCTCCTCTCGTATACGCTCGCCAATGCGATCGGCATGATTCCGGGAATGCTGGCGTACACCGCAATCGGCAGTGAACTGATGCAGGGTCGTCTGCTATCGTGGTATACCGCGCTGGCGCTGCTCGCACTGATCGCGCTCTTTTTCATCGGTCGGCATGCGGTGCGGCGCTTACTGGAACGTTGA
- a CDS encoding IS5-like element ISRfsp3 family transposase (programmed frameshift) — MCKYRSIIENPEKLRSMTGLTVEEFHALVPIFHAAFEAYMKRRTIDGRVRYCRRYVSYANSPLPTTEDKLLFILTYLKQNPTQVMHGHLFQMSQSNVSKWVHLLHGALNYALSQQNLLPARTADDLARRLQEEPSCEEPSCEEPSCEEPSCEEPSCEEPSCEEPSCEEPSHATKAPPFFIHDGVERPIRRPSDKVDRELYYSGKKKRHTLKNVLIIDEFGSIHFLSDTYEGRVHDKCIADEAGYTLPNASILYQDAGFQGFTLPGVQIMQPKKKPRNGTLTPQEKEENRRISSVRVRIEHVIGDIKRYRIIHDIIRFSCSEFRDMVMETCCGLHNFRIWLKRKKQSKNQNES, encoded by the exons ATGTGTAAGTATCGATCCATTATCGAAAATCCGGAGAAATTACGCTCTATGACCGGACTGACCGTTGAAGAGTTCCACGCGCTGGTTCCGATCTTCCACGCCGCATTTGAAGCGTATATGAAACGTCGCACGATTGATGGCCGCGTCCGATATTGTCGTCGCTACGTCTCGTATGCAAACTCGCCGCTTCCGACAACAGAAGATAAATTGCTCTTTATTTTGACCTACTTAAAACAAAACCCAACGCAAGTGATGCACGGACACCTCTTTCAAATGAGCCAATCAAACGTAAGCAAATGGGTGCATCTTTTGCACGGAGCGCTGAACTATGCGCTTTCACAGCAAAATCTCCTGCCTGCGCGCACTGCCGACGACCTGGCGAGGCGATTGCAGGAAGAACCGTCGTGTGAAGAACCGTCGTGTGAAGAACCGTCGTGTGAAGAACCGTCGTGTGAAGAACCGTCGTGTGAAGAACCGTCGTGTGAAGAACCGTCGTGTGAAGAACCGTCGCATGCGACAAAAGCGCCCCCCT TTTTTATCCATGACGGCGTAGAACGTCCCATTCGCCGTCCAAGCGACAAAGTCGACCGGGAGTTGTATTACAGCGGTAAGAAGAAACGACATACGCTTAAGAACGTTCTCATCATTGATGAGTTTGGCTCTATTCACTTTTTGAGTGACACCTACGAAGGAAGGGTCCACGATAAATGTATTGCGGATGAAGCGGGATACACCCTTCCAAACGCGAGCATTCTCTATCAAGACGCCGGATTTCAAGGATTTACCCTGCCTGGCGTCCAGATTATGCAGCCAAAGAAGAAGCCGCGCAATGGAACCCTCACGCCGCAGGAAAAGGAGGAAAACCGGCGTATCTCATCCGTTCGCGTTCGTATTGAACATGTTATCGGCGATATCAAGCGGTATCGAATCATTCACGACATTATCCGCTTCAGTTGTTCCGAATTTCGGGATATGGTCATGGAAACATGTTGCGGGCTGCATAACTTCCGAATTTGGCTGAAACGCAAAAAGCAGTCCAAAAATCAAAACGAATCTTGA
- a CDS encoding CehA/McbA family metallohydrolase: MTTWSRADIHVHTRYSDGHSSVAQVLEYADHIGLHVVAITDHDTIDGALEARRMARGFNVEVIVGEEVSTADGHLLVLFLERALPPGRPAPETIAAAHEQGALCIVAHPFDWLVSSFGDALIRHCGGEHPAWRIDGVEVFNASLPFPGMNARASLVTAALGLPACGGSDAHHFSTVGLGYTLFPGTSADDLRQAIIRGEVRAGGRAWTAGHYAAVAGLRARRSLARAARIVTRPMRPRRVA, from the coding sequence ATGACCACGTGGAGCAGGGCCGATATCCACGTTCATACTCGCTACAGCGATGGTCATAGTTCTGTCGCGCAGGTTCTCGAATATGCCGACCATATCGGATTGCACGTCGTTGCAATTACCGATCACGACACCATCGACGGTGCGCTCGAAGCGCGTCGCATGGCACGCGGCTTTAACGTCGAGGTCATTGTCGGCGAAGAAGTGTCCACTGCTGATGGTCATCTGCTGGTGTTGTTTCTCGAACGCGCGCTTCCTCCGGGGCGACCCGCACCAGAGACCATCGCCGCTGCACACGAACAGGGTGCGCTCTGCATTGTCGCGCACCCGTTCGACTGGCTGGTCTCGTCGTTTGGCGATGCACTGATCCGTCATTGTGGGGGTGAGCATCCCGCCTGGCGCATCGATGGGGTAGAGGTCTTCAACGCCAGCCTGCCGTTCCCCGGAATGAACGCGCGCGCTTCGCTTGTGACCGCTGCACTTGGACTGCCCGCCTGCGGCGGCAGCGATGCTCACCACTTTTCGACCGTAGGGCTTGGTTATACCCTCTTCCCCGGCACAAGCGCCGATGACCTTCGCCAGGCGATCATCCGTGGCGAGGTGCGCGCCGGTGGACGCGCCTGGACTGCGGGACACTACGCCGCCGTCGCCGGGTTGCGCGCCCGTCGTAGTCTTGCACGCGCGGCACGGATCGTCACCCGTCCGATGCGCCCGCGCCGCGTCGCCTGA
- the mscL gene encoding large conductance mechanosensitive channel protein MscL — translation MFEGFKTFVMRGNVIDLAVGVVIGTAFSAVVNSLVNDILMAIVATLIGQPDFSDVLVFGAVRLGAFITTIVNFLIISAALYFLVVVPINKLSEFTRRNEPPPAPPAPSAEEKLLTEIRDLLRQNIT, via the coding sequence GTGTTCGAGGGTTTCAAAACGTTCGTCATGCGCGGGAATGTGATCGACCTGGCAGTCGGCGTGGTTATCGGTACTGCGTTTAGCGCCGTCGTCAACTCGCTGGTCAACGATATTCTGATGGCAATTGTCGCCACCCTGATCGGTCAGCCGGATTTTTCCGACGTTCTGGTGTTCGGTGCAGTACGACTCGGCGCATTCATCACCACCATTGTCAATTTTCTGATCATCTCTGCTGCGCTCTACTTCCTCGTCGTTGTGCCAATCAACAAACTCTCGGAATTCACAAGGAGAAATGAACCGCCTCCTGCTCCGCCAGCACCGTCCGCAGAAGAGAAACTTCTGACCGAAATTCGTGACCTGCTGCGACAAAATATAACCTGA